GCGATCCCGGAAAAGTAGGAGTCGCCGACGGGGATCTCGCCGACTCCCCAGCGGCGGTGCATGCCGCTCCGGAAGCGCTCGACGATCGGGAACCGGTCGGGTTTCAGGACCACCTGGATCGGGTGATCGAGTCCGCCGAGGAGCATTCCTCCGAGATACCAGTTGCCGAGATGGGCGGTGGCGAGCAGGACGCCCCGACCCTCGCGCTCCGCCGCGACGATCTTGTCGTACCCCTCGATCTCGGCGACGAGAGCCTGCGCCTCGGCGAACGGGCGCTGCGCGAAATAGAAGAAGTCGATCCAGTGGTACGAGTGCTGGTCGATCATCTCGCGGGCGGCGGCGGCGACGCGCGGCGACTCGGCCGGCTCCCCGAGGATCCGGGAGAAGTTCCCCCGGATCGCGGCGAGGTACTTCGGGCGGAGAGCGAAGAAGCGTCCCACGGTCTGCCGGGCGATCGCCGCGAGAGCGGGCCGCGAGAGATAGCGGGTCATCGCCCGGAAGAGCGGAAACCACAACGCGAACGACGCGGAGTAGACCGCGTTCACCGCCCGGTTCCGGGTCGCCATCTTGTCCTGCATTACGTCACGGTCGACGGAATTGCGGGTTTCGATCGCCCGATCCGAATCCCGGGGCGACGACGGGAATTCCCGGATCTCGGATGACTCCGGCCACGATCGACGCTCCGGTCGTCTTCCGGCGTATTCACGTCCGGGACAGGACCCGCGGCCCGCTCGCCGTCACCAGCACGTCGTCTTCGATCCGGACGCCGATCCCCCGGTAAGCCGGCGGCGCGGGAAC
This sequence is a window from Thermoanaerobaculia bacterium. Protein-coding genes within it:
- a CDS encoding lysophospholipid acyltransferase family protein, translated to MQDKMATRNRAVNAVYSASFALWFPLFRAMTRYLSRPALAAIARQTVGRFFALRPKYLAAIRGNFSRILGEPAESPRVAAAAREMIDQHSYHWIDFFYFAQRPFAEAQALVAEIEGYDKIVAAEREGRGVLLATAHLGNWYLGGMLLGGLDHPIQVVLKPDRFPIVERFRSGMHRRWGVGEIPVGDSYFSGIAVVQALARGGILGIQCDRDFNNTGIAVEFFGKPAYFPRGPFAAAMVSGAPMLPSFILREGDRYRIVIEDPLPIARGGEHETDLRANVARFVAILERYVRRYPTQWYCFYPFWDDPSRKQPPGAAATSPPRRASRGVAAPDPR